The DNA segment CCCGCGCTCCCAATGCCCACAACGACAAGATCGTAGCGGTCTTTGAGCGAAGGACTTTCAGCGGCGCTACAGGGACGGGTTCTCAAGCACGCAGCGGCGCACGTGGCCCCGAAAACCTTCAAGAAACGTCTGCGAGTTGGAACTCGATTCACTGCGCACCCTCCCCCTCGCGCGCAAGGACTGATGTGCCGACGGTACCGCTATCCCCCCAGGGACTTCTTCACCTTCTCCAGGAAGCGCTGGTAGAGCGGATAGGTCTTTTCGGAGCTGAGTTCGGTGAAGCGTTCGATGAGTTCGCGTTGTTCGCGGGAAAGTTTTGTCGGTAGTTCGACCTGGGCGATGACGATTTGGTCGCCTTTGTGGTAGCCGCGCAGGTCGGGAATGCCCATGCCTCGCAGACGGAACTGCGCGCCGGGTTGCGTGCCCGCGGGGATCTTTAGATCGGCTTCACCGTACAGCGTCGGGACGCGGATCTTGTCGCCGAGGATGGCCTGCGTGAAGCTGATGGGCACCTCGCAGATCACGTCGTTGTTTTCGCGTACAAAGACGTCGTCTTGTTCGACTTCGACGAAGATGAAGAGGTCGCCGCGCGGTCCGCCGCCGTCGCCGGGCTCGCCTTCACCGGCGAGGCGCAGGCGCGATCCGGTGTCGACGCCCGCGGGCAGATCGACCGACAGTTCGCGTTCGGCGCGGCTGCGTCCGGAGCCGTTGCAGCGGGAGCAGGGCTTGGTGATGACACGGCCCGCGCCGCGGCATCGCGGACAGGTCTGGGTGATGCTGAAGAATCCCTGGGCGCGGCGCACTTGTCCGGTACCGCCGCAATCGTTGCAGGTTTGGGCTTGCGTGCCGGGCTGTGCGCCGGAGCCGCTGCAGTCGTTGCAGACTTCCCTGCGCGCAAACCGGATCTTCTTCTTGACGCCCGTGGCCGCTTCGCGGAGAGTGATGTTGAGACGGTATTCGAGGTCGCTGCCCGCGCGTGCCGCGGACCGTTTGCGCGCGCCCGTGCCGCGCCCGAACAGGACATCGAAGAAGTCGTCGAACGGCGCTTCGAATCCGCCTTGGCCGCCCGCGGCACCGCCAAAGCCCCAGCCGGAGAAGCCTTCCGCGCCGCCCATCTGTTCGCCCATGTGGCCGAACTGATCGTACTTCGCTCGCTTCTCCTGGTT comes from the Candidatus Hydrogenedentota bacterium genome and includes:
- the dnaJ gene encoding molecular chaperone DnaJ, encoding MPMAQKQDYYEMLGVPRTATTEEIRKAYLKLAHKYHPDKTGGDKVAEDKLKTINEAYDVLKNQEKRAKYDQFGHMGEQMGGAEGFSGWGFGGAAGGQGGFEAPFDDFFDVLFGRGTGARKRSAARAGSDLEYRLNITLREAATGVKKKIRFARREVCNDCSGSGAQPGTQAQTCNDCGGTGQVRRAQGFFSITQTCPRCRGAGRVITKPCSRCNGSGRSRAERELSVDLPAGVDTGSRLRLAGEGEPGDGGGPRGDLFIFVEVEQDDVFVRENNDVICEVPISFTQAILGDKIRVPTLYGEADLKIPAGTQPGAQFRLRGMGIPDLRGYHKGDQIVIAQVELPTKLSREQRELIERFTELSSEKTYPLYQRFLEKVKKSLGG